In a single window of the Prosthecobacter sp. SYSU 5D2 genome:
- a CDS encoding response regulator transcription factor, with amino-acid sequence MNTTTATAPHRIAIVDDHTLMREGLKMFVENLEDFACAWTAPDSQEALKFLEKDVPDILVVDITLPGRNGLELIKDVRVLNPDLPILVVSMHDETLYAQRALKAGAKGYVMKDAPHGAFETALRRILSGGIALSEKMSETILLAFSSGANPGPDGAIHHLSDREFEVFQLIGEGRSTGQIAETLRISPKTVDVHKLKIRQKLKLTEGTSLTSFAIRWVEMRKLGKKAE; translated from the coding sequence ATGAACACCACCACCGCCACCGCACCCCACCGTATTGCCATTGTTGATGACCACACGCTCATGCGTGAAGGCCTGAAAATGTTTGTGGAAAACCTGGAAGACTTTGCCTGTGCGTGGACGGCTCCAGATTCCCAGGAGGCTCTGAAATTCCTGGAGAAAGATGTGCCGGACATCCTGGTCGTGGACATCACCCTGCCGGGCCGCAACGGACTGGAACTGATCAAGGATGTGCGCGTGCTGAATCCGGACCTGCCCATCCTGGTGGTCTCCATGCATGACGAAACCCTCTATGCCCAGCGCGCCTTGAAGGCCGGAGCCAAGGGTTATGTGATGAAGGACGCTCCCCACGGTGCGTTTGAAACCGCCCTGCGCCGGATTCTCTCCGGCGGCATCGCGCTGAGTGAAAAAATGTCCGAGACCATCCTCCTGGCGTTTTCCTCCGGGGCCAACCCTGGGCCGGACGGCGCCATCCATCACCTGAGTGACCGGGAGTTTGAAGTCTTCCAGCTCATTGGGGAAGGGCGCAGCACTGGGCAGATCGCCGAGACGCTGCGCATCAGTCCGAAGACGGTGGATGTGCATAAATTGAAGATTCGCCAGAAGCTGAAGCTGACGGAAGGCACCTCGCTGACCTCTTTTGCCATCCGCTGGGTGGAGATGCGCAAGCTGGGGAAGAAAGCGGAGTAA
- a CDS encoding universal stress protein: MKAYSNIIAAIDFTPSCRNALREAVRMAAASQAKLTAVHVMDEFLAHELKRALSTDLATVRSDWQDRLQKFVEEADLGAAAMELEVRIGHPFLELSESCRVHEADLLIMGAKGSINEPGRVGVIAAKCVRKAPVDVLLVREDAVGPFKHLVTCVDFSENSNKAVSHALVLAQQNGASLDCLHVYQSALAMSLDYGGLVAPMPMGTDAQALAVWDDEMVKFMAPFRAQFPDVEVKTLVIERVNIREAILDHVKDTHADMVVLGTRGKTGLRELLIGTTAEKIVANAPCSILAVKPEGFGKED; encoded by the coding sequence ATGAAAGCTTACTCCAACATCATCGCCGCTATTGATTTTACCCCTTCCTGCCGGAATGCGCTGCGAGAGGCGGTGCGGATGGCGGCGGCCAGCCAGGCCAAGCTGACGGCGGTCCATGTCATGGATGAATTCCTGGCGCATGAACTGAAGCGGGCTCTTTCCACCGACCTGGCCACGGTGCGTTCCGACTGGCAGGACCGGCTCCAGAAATTTGTGGAGGAGGCGGATCTGGGCGCGGCGGCGATGGAGCTGGAGGTGCGCATTGGGCACCCGTTTTTGGAGCTGTCAGAATCCTGCCGGGTGCATGAGGCGGATCTGTTGATCATGGGGGCGAAGGGCTCCATCAATGAACCGGGGCGGGTGGGCGTTATCGCCGCGAAGTGTGTGCGTAAAGCGCCGGTGGATGTGCTGCTGGTGCGTGAGGATGCCGTAGGTCCGTTTAAACACCTGGTCACTTGTGTGGATTTTTCGGAGAACTCCAACAAAGCAGTGAGCCACGCGCTGGTGCTGGCGCAGCAGAACGGGGCCTCGTTGGACTGCCTCCATGTATACCAGTCTGCGCTGGCCATGTCGTTGGATTATGGCGGCCTGGTGGCACCGATGCCCATGGGCACGGATGCGCAGGCTCTGGCCGTATGGGATGATGAGATGGTAAAATTTATGGCTCCTTTCCGGGCGCAGTTTCCCGACGTGGAGGTGAAGACGCTGGTGATCGAGCGGGTGAACATCCGCGAGGCTATTCTGGATCACGTGAAGGACACCCATGCGGACATGGTGGTCCTGGGTACCCGCGGCAAGACAGGACTGCGGGAGCTGCTCATCGGTACGACGGCGGAAAAGATCGTGGCGAATGCGCCCTGCTCCATCCTGGCGGTGAAGCCTGAAGGGTTCGGCAAGGAAGACTGA
- a CDS encoding heavy metal translocating P-type ATPase metal-binding domain-containing protein — MMSSSVLCKHCGTPVPASRDDGFCCTGCLYVHDLLLRQGLDHFYDLKGDLSLPPVSPQSLRERDYDWLVELVSGRREADPEAVTAELRLSLQGISCIGCVWLIEKVFARHAGGLRVNVDVVHGELTLVYAPTIFDAVQFARDLQAFGYLLGPALEGEERKQGSGLERRMGVCGAFAMNAMAFSLPAYFGMPEDFAFASWFDLIAAVSATLAMLVGGSYFIEKAWHSLRMGALHIDTPIALGILAAYAGSVGGWIAGVGGLKYFDFVAVFIFLMLAGRWAQQAAVERNRRRLMRDTSIPETVTLLEGSKARPLSALKAGTRFAIKPGQSIPVACRLLGGQASVSLEWINGESEAQMREAGQMLPSGALNIGTRTLEAEALEGWQESTLRKLLEARRPGEFRDLRLEKLLRIYLAVVVIVGIGGAVWWLVNGAGIVAALQVMISIFVVSCPCALGVAVPLAEELAASRAERLGVFVRNLGLWKRMMRVRRVVFDKTGTLTLENPVLENSQVLKGLDEASLYALRSLVTGNLHPVSRSLFDAVGPGKTESAAEVTEVIGQGLRWVDEAGAVWELGRGKGSDAALTKDGHPVAAFLFRDELRGESVEEVHALEKRGLGVHILSGDREAKVAHIAVQLGLPNKQWRAGMTPEAKAAWVAERDADDTLYIGDGANDSLAFDAALCAGSPVTGRSFLEQKADFFFLGHSLRFVSGLLETARLHRRATRRVFAFSVLYNLVTVVAGLMGHLSPLAAAILMPLSSVVTLSLVAGTFAAQRRKSEIPKRQIQSPVRQPVLV, encoded by the coding sequence ATGATGTCATCGTCTGTTCTCTGCAAGCACTGTGGCACGCCGGTGCCGGCCAGTCGTGATGACGGGTTTTGCTGCACGGGGTGCCTTTATGTTCATGATCTTCTGCTCCGGCAGGGGCTGGATCATTTTTATGATCTGAAGGGGGATCTTTCGCTGCCGCCGGTCTCGCCGCAGAGCTTGCGTGAGCGGGACTATGATTGGCTGGTGGAGCTGGTGAGCGGGCGGAGAGAGGCGGATCCGGAAGCGGTGACGGCGGAACTGCGGTTGTCGCTGCAAGGAATCTCCTGCATCGGCTGCGTGTGGCTGATTGAGAAGGTCTTCGCCCGGCATGCGGGGGGGCTGCGGGTAAATGTAGATGTAGTGCATGGGGAGCTGACGCTGGTTTATGCGCCGACGATTTTTGATGCGGTGCAGTTTGCGCGGGATTTGCAGGCTTTTGGTTATCTGCTGGGGCCAGCGCTGGAGGGGGAGGAACGGAAGCAGGGCTCCGGCCTGGAACGGCGGATGGGGGTGTGCGGGGCGTTTGCAATGAATGCGATGGCTTTTTCCCTGCCAGCGTATTTTGGCATGCCGGAGGACTTTGCTTTTGCGTCGTGGTTTGACCTCATCGCGGCGGTATCGGCCACGCTGGCGATGCTGGTGGGCGGCAGCTACTTCATCGAAAAAGCCTGGCACAGTTTGCGAATGGGGGCGCTGCACATTGATACGCCCATCGCGCTGGGCATCCTGGCGGCGTATGCGGGGTCCGTGGGCGGATGGATCGCGGGGGTGGGCGGGCTGAAGTATTTTGATTTTGTGGCGGTGTTCATTTTTCTGATGCTGGCCGGGCGCTGGGCGCAGCAGGCGGCGGTGGAGCGCAACCGGCGGCGGCTGATGCGGGACACCTCCATCCCGGAAACGGTGACGCTGCTGGAGGGGAGCAAGGCCAGGCCGCTGAGTGCGCTGAAGGCGGGGACGCGGTTTGCCATCAAGCCGGGGCAGTCCATTCCGGTGGCGTGCCGGTTGCTGGGCGGGCAGGCCTCGGTGAGCCTGGAATGGATCAACGGGGAGAGCGAGGCGCAGATGCGTGAGGCGGGGCAGATGCTGCCTTCGGGGGCGCTGAACATCGGCACACGGACGCTGGAGGCGGAGGCGCTGGAAGGCTGGCAGGAGAGCACGCTGCGGAAGCTGCTGGAGGCACGCAGACCAGGGGAATTTCGCGATCTGCGGCTTGAGAAATTGCTGCGCATTTACCTCGCCGTGGTCGTGATTGTGGGCATCGGTGGGGCAGTGTGGTGGCTGGTCAATGGGGCGGGAATCGTGGCGGCCTTGCAGGTGATGATTTCCATCTTTGTCGTGTCCTGCCCTTGTGCGCTGGGGGTGGCGGTGCCGCTGGCGGAGGAACTGGCGGCTTCGCGCGCGGAGCGGTTAGGGGTCTTTGTGCGGAATCTCGGCCTGTGGAAGCGGATGATGAGGGTGCGGCGGGTGGTTTTTGACAAAACGGGAACGCTGACGCTGGAGAATCCGGTGCTGGAAAATTCGCAGGTGCTGAAGGGTCTGGATGAGGCATCCCTTTACGCTCTGCGCAGTCTGGTAACGGGGAATCTGCATCCGGTAAGCCGCAGTCTTTTTGATGCCGTGGGGCCTGGAAAAACGGAGTCCGCGGCGGAGGTAACGGAGGTCATCGGCCAGGGCTTGCGCTGGGTGGATGAAGCCGGCGCGGTATGGGAACTGGGGCGGGGGAAGGGAAGTGATGCAGCCTTGACGAAAGACGGACACCCTGTGGCGGCTTTCCTGTTTCGGGATGAGCTGCGCGGGGAGTCAGTGGAGGAGGTTCACGCTTTGGAGAAGCGGGGACTTGGGGTGCACATTTTAAGCGGTGACCGGGAAGCGAAGGTGGCGCACATCGCGGTGCAGCTTGGGTTGCCTAACAAACAATGGCGGGCGGGCATGACGCCGGAGGCCAAAGCGGCGTGGGTGGCAGAGCGGGATGCGGATGACACCCTTTACATTGGGGACGGCGCCAATGACAGCCTGGCCTTTGATGCGGCGCTTTGCGCCGGCAGTCCGGTGACGGGGCGCAGCTTTTTGGAGCAGAAGGCGGATTTCTTTTTTCTGGGGCACAGTCTGCGTTTTGTGAGCGGGCTGCTGGAGACGGCCCGTCTGCACCGGCGGGCGACGAGGCGGGTGTTTGCTTTTTCCGTGCTGTATAATCTGGTGACGGTGGTGGCCGGGCTCATGGGACATTTGAGCCCGCTGGCGGCGGCCATCCTGATGCCGCTGAGCTCGGTGGTGACACTGAGTCTGGTGGCGGGGACTTTTGCGGCGCAGCGGAGAAAATCTGAGATCCCGAAAAGGCAGATTCAATCACCTGTTAGGCAGCCTGTTTTGGTCTGA